The following nucleotide sequence is from Actinomycetota bacterium.
CATTTTCTTCCCAGGTGAATATGTCCTTAAGGAAATTCACGAACCCCCGCCAGTTGAATATGATCATGAGAATGGGGATGCCGATGAAGAAAACACCACAAACCCTATGGGCAAACCTGGATCCATCGAGTCCCCCAAAGACCGCAGCTAAACCATTTAGTCGGGGCGAATAAAGCGCAAGCCCCGTATAGAAAAGTAGCAGACAAGAGATGGTGTGTGTCCAGTGAAGAAATCTGGAGGCTGCGCTTTGCCTTATAATTCTTCTCCGGCGTCTCACTACTCCTCACCCCCCTCAGTCTCTTGTTCGGGTTTATATCCTATGTTGAGTAGAAAACTAAGTGCGAACGCAGCAACGGCTGCTCCACCTAAGATCGGACCCAGTGGTTTGAGGATGTCCTGCCATAAGACCGCAGAGAGTGGAACCTTGGGCTCCTCCGGAAGATCATAGGTTTTCGCTTTTTCAGCTAGGACATACATCACACCCAATCCATCCAACTCAGTTTCCCCGTAAAGATATGCATCGAGATTGCCGTCCGCTTTGAGAGCGCTCACTCTCTCCCGGCCCAGGGAGACCATTTCCTCCCTCTCACCGAATTGAATGGCTCCAGGGGGACAGGTCTTGGCACAAGCGGGGGTAAGGCCATTTGACACCCGGTCATAGCACATCCTACACTTCTTGACGGTGTTCGTATCCGTGTCATATTGAGGAATCTCAAATGGGCAGTTCTGTACACAATACTTGCAACCGGTGCACTTATCCTCATCGATGACCACCACTCCGAGCTCGGTCTGGTGTGCCGCCCCCGTGGGACATACTTTAACGCAGGTGGCGTCGGTACAATGCATGCATTGCATCTTTCTAAATAGCCATTTTACTTCCCCGTTCTCACTGATCTCCTTGAATTTGAGCTTTGTCCAAGTTTTGGGTGAAAGTTCGGGTGGATTTTCATAGGTCCCCTGACAAGTGGTCTTCTCCGCGGGAAGCTGATTCCACTGCTTGCAAGCTACCTGGCAAGCGCGACAGGCAGTGCACTTTGTGACGTCTATGAGCATCGCCTTTGCCATCTTACTTCACCTTCCTTATATCGCAGAGAAATGCCTTGGATTCCTGGATCATGGTGTTGGCATCACCGATGTGTGGAGTGAGCTGGTTGGCAGCGTAGTTCAGTTTCTTGGGACCCCCGGTGGTATAACCAACGTATCCATAACACCAAGGCAGACCAACTTGATGAATCTTCTTACCATCCACAGTGAGTGGTTTGAATCTCGGAGTGACGATGGCTACGGCTTCAACTTCGCCTCGTGCCGTAACCACTTTCACCCAGTCACCGTTCTTAATCCCCTTCTCCTGAGCGAGTTCTTCACTCATCTCCACGAACATCTCAGGCATGAGTTCCGCCAACCAAGGTTGGTTACGGGTCATGATACCCGTCTGCCAGTGTTCTGTTATCCTGTAGGTGGTGGCGACGAGTGGATAT
It contains:
- a CDS encoding 4Fe-4S dicluster domain-containing protein → MAKAMLIDVTKCTACRACQVACKQWNQLPAEKTTCQGTYENPPELSPKTWTKLKFKEISENGEVKWLFRKMQCMHCTDATCVKVCPTGAAHQTELGVVVIDEDKCTGCKYCVQNCPFEIPQYDTDTNTVKKCRMCYDRVSNGLTPACAKTCPPGAIQFGEREEMVSLGRERVSALKADGNLDAYLYGETELDGLGVMYVLAEKAKTYDLPEEPKVPLSAVLWQDILKPLGPILGGAAVAAFALSFLLNIGYKPEQETEGGEE